CGGCGCGCTGCGACAACGCGAAGTGCGAGTACAAGGGTTCCATCTGGCAGCCGTTCCGGACCATATGCCCGGATTGCCTGAAGAAGATGACGCCGCTCGACATGACGGACATCGCGAAGAAGACCGCGAAGGTGCATACCTTCATGGTGTGCGAGCGCTCGGGTGCCTTCAATACGCTCGACAAGCCGATCAAGTTCATCAACATCGAGTTTGACGGCGTAGCCACCATACTCATGAGCTACCTCGCCGTGGGAGAGCCGAAGATGGGCATGCGGGTGTCCCCGATATTCAAGAAGACGGACCCGACCTACACCATCCTCGACCTTGCATGGGTCGCGGAGGGAACGCCGGCCGGAAAATTGCCGGAGGGTTTCGCGTTCTAGGCTCGCCGTCTGGCGGGGAGCGGATGCGCTTGTCCCGCCGGCCGCAAATTACAACGATAGGGAGCGTGACAGCGGAAAGATAAGGCACCGGTTTCAACGGTCGCACCCCCGGTACCCACTACGGGAATAGCAGAGCGAGAGAATAATATACATATAAAAAAACAAAGAAAATGGTGCGCGTCCGGCAGCACGCGGGCGCGCACCGCTCTCAAGTTATGTGTGTGTAGTCCGAGAGAGGCGGAGGTTCGAGATGCATGACTATGATTTCGGCTTGTCGGAGGAGCATACGCTGCTCCGACAGAATATAAGGGATTTTGCGGAGAAGGAGATAGCGCCGTACGCGCAGGAGCTCGACGAGAACGAGCACTTCTCCCTGGATATCGTAAAGAAGATGGGCGACATAGGGCTTTTCGGCGTCGTGGTTTCGGAGGAATACGGCGGACCGCATATGGATTACCTGTCGTATATCATCGCGGTCGAGGAGATTTCGCGGGTCGACGGTTCGCACGGTGCGACGGTCGCGGCGGCGAATTCATTGGGGATAGGTCCGATATACTATTTCGGAAACGAAAAACAAAAGCGGGAATGGCTGCCGCGCCTGTGCAAGGGCGAGATTCTCGCCTCCTTTGGGCTCACCGAGCCCGAGGCCGGCTCCGATGCGGGGGCGAGCAAGACCAACGCGAAGCTCGATGGCACACAGTGGGTGATAAACGGGAGCAAGATATTCATCACCAACTCAACCTCGAAGATGGCGGGCGTGTGTGTGGTTCAATGCGTGACCGGTGCGCTGCCCGGTAACAAGAAGGAGGTCTCCTGCATCCTGGTCCCCAACGGTACGCCCGGCTTCACGGCGAACAAGATGACCAGGAAGATGATGTGGCGCGCGTCCGACACCGGGGAGCTTTTTTTCGATGACTGCCGTGTACCGGAAGAAAACCTGCTGGGAAAACGGGGCGAGGGCTTTCACCAGATGCTCTCGACCCTCGACAACGGCAGGCTCGCGATCGCCGCGATGGGGCTGGGCGGGGCGCAGGGGGCCTACGAGCTTGCCATGAAATACGCGAAGGAGCGCAAGCAGTTCGGCCAGCCCATTGCGACGTTCCAGGTGAACGCGTTCAAGCTCGCGGACATGGCGACGGAGATCGAGGCCGCGCGTAATCTCCTGTACAAGGCCTGCAAGATGAAGGACGCGGGAATAAATTTCAGCAAACAGGCCGCCATGGCGAAGCTGTACTGCTCGGAGGTCATGGGGCGCGTGGTGAACGAGGCCGTCCAGATTCATGGCGGATACGGGCTCATGAAAGAGTACAATGTTGAGCGTTTTTTCAGGGATTATAAGCTGCTTACGATAGGGGAGGGAACCTCCGAGATTCAGCGGATCGTGATTTCGCGCCAGATCGGATGCTACGCTTAACAGATACATTATATGGTTACCTCCATTGCATGCACTATAATTACATATAACCATTGCTTCCACAGGAGGAATCAGCATGGCTGGATTCAAAGAGATTACAATCGGCGGTCTCGTACGGGAAACCGCCGCACGGCTGCCGGAACACGAGGCGCTCGTATGCCCCGAGTTCGGCGTCCGTGAG
The sequence above is a segment of the Spirochaetota bacterium genome. Coding sequences within it:
- a CDS encoding acyl-CoA dehydrogenase, whose protein sequence is MHDYDFGLSEEHTLLRQNIRDFAEKEIAPYAQELDENEHFSLDIVKKMGDIGLFGVVVSEEYGGPHMDYLSYIIAVEEISRVDGSHGATVAAANSLGIGPIYYFGNEKQKREWLPRLCKGEILASFGLTEPEAGSDAGASKTNAKLDGTQWVINGSKIFITNSTSKMAGVCVVQCVTGALPGNKKEVSCILVPNGTPGFTANKMTRKMMWRASDTGELFFDDCRVPEENLLGKRGEGFHQMLSTLDNGRLAIAAMGLGGAQGAYELAMKYAKERKQFGQPIATFQVNAFKLADMATEIEAARNLLYKACKMKDAGINFSKQAAMAKLYCSEVMGRVVNEAVQIHGGYGLMKEYNVERFFRDYKLLTIGEGTSEIQRIVISRQIGCYA